From Apium graveolens cultivar Ventura chromosome 9, ASM990537v1, whole genome shotgun sequence, the proteins below share one genomic window:
- the LOC141685881 gene encoding uncharacterized protein LOC141685881 has product MDKSWIFKDRDTLDYEIGVEEFLIFAEENASDPKRIPCPCKRCANFKKFAVKIIRGHLYENGFSLGYLDWIWHTQGSVSRSSVNKNAPTPASTPAPAPTSAHTPIPSPGLASETVNICDTAYNSSEYNNELYQFRRFVADAEQPLYEGSECTKLELMLKLHNWKARFGISDSAFNDLLSTVGSLLPKDDVMPPNAYEAKKTLSDLGLENIKYHSCPNNCILYRGVNIDASECPKCRLSRWKLGKDGKIRINVPAKRKFMMLTILVSGPHEPGNDVDIYLQPLIDDLKKLWEEGEPNVYDAYTKSYFSLKAILLWTINDFPAYGNLSECVNKGYMCCPVCADDTVSKYLSHSRKMCYQGHRRYLARNHPYRKQKAAFNGQQELGQARQPLSGKEVLLQ; this is encoded by the exons ATGGACAAATCTTGGATTTTCAAAGATAGGGACACACTTGACTATGAAATCGGGGTTGAAGAGTTTTTGATATTTGCCGAGGAAAATGCTAGTGATCCTAAAAGAATCCCCTGCCCCTGTAAAAGATGTGCTAACTTCAAAAAATTTGCAGTTAAGATTATCAGGGGACATTTATATGAAAATGGTTTTAGTCTGGGGTACCTGGATTGGATTTGGCATACTCAAGGGTCTGTAAGTAGGTCATCAGTTAATAAAAATGCTCCGACCCCTGCATCTACGCCTGCCCCTGCACCTACGTCTGCCCACACACCGATACCTTCCCCTGGCCTTGCATCAGAAACAGTCAATATTTGTGATACTGCATATAATTCGAGTGAGTACAATAATGAGTTGTATCAGTTTAGGAGATTTGTGGCTGATGCTGAACAGCCTTTGTATGAGGGTAGTGAATGTACCAAGTTGGAGTTGATGCTAAAATTGCACAATTGGAAAGCTAGGTTTGGAATTAGTGATAGTGCCTTTAACGATTTGCTATCTACCGTTGGCTCTCTCCTTCCTAAGGACGATGTGATGCCACCTAATGCATATGAAGCCAAGAAAACCTTATCCGACTTGGGCCTAGAAAACATAAAATATCACTCATGTCCAAACAATTGCATATTGTATCGGGGGGTAAATATTGATGCTTCCGAGTGTCCTAAGTGTCGTTTATCTCGCTGGAAGTTAGGAAAGGATGGTAAAATAAGGATTAATGTTCCTGCTAAA AGGAAATTTATGATGCTAACAATTTTAGTTTCCGGTCCACATGAGCCTGGCAATGATGTTGACATATATTTACAGCCTTTAATCGATGATTTAAAGAAGTTGTGGGAAGAAGGTGAACCAAATGTTTATGATGCATACACCAAGTCATATTTCAGTTTAAAAGCAATTTTATTGTGGACAATAAATGACTTTCCTGCATATGGAAATCTGTCTGAATGCGTTAATAAAGGTTATATGTGTTGTCCAGTATGCGCTGATGATACAGTTTCCAAGTATTTAAGCCATAGCAGGAAGATGTGTTACCAAGGCCATCGGCGTTACTTGGCTAGGAATCATCCATATAGGAAGCAAAAGGCCGCTTTTAATGGACAACAAGAATTAGGGCAGGCACGTCAACCTCTGTCTGGAAAAGAGGTTTTATTGCAATAA